The Setaria italica strain Yugu1 chromosome VIII, Setaria_italica_v2.0, whole genome shotgun sequence genome includes the window GGTGTGTGTGCACCCAGCAGGCTTAATCAATAATTTTTTTAGCTTAGTAGCTGGGGCTGCGATAATGGAAATGGTTGTGGTTACAAACAGACACTAAGGTCTACGAAGAAAAGGACCAATTGTGTGCACCCAGCACTTCACCTCCTCAACGATATCCTTAACCAGAGTCGAGGCTAGAGATGCCTTTCCTTTAAAGACCCTATTGTTCCTAGATCTCCAAGCTAAATTTTCCCAAACTGTACGTGAGCACAACCAAAGAGTCAAACCCTTTTTTGATTCGTTTTGCAACCAATTTATGACCTTTTGCCCACCAATCTACTAACACCCCCGATGCCTGCATGAGTGCTTGGTTGGCTCAAGGTCTGTAGTAACTTGAACCAGCATCGAGGCTGAAGATGCAGCTAGCCTAGGAGAAGGCTATCAAATGTGTTTCTGGTTCCTAGGAATAGAGGTCCAACAACGCTCATAGATCGCAACCAAAAGAAGAATTTGCATCGCAGAGTTACCCCCAACCCCACTCCACCCAGCGCGAGTGGATCGAGCAGATACACCTGATTGTGAGAGGAAGCTCGGCACGTCTAGCCAAGTACTCCACACAGGATGACAACTGCCAAAAGATTTGATTCCGTAGATTGAGGTGCACCTCCTGTAAGCGGTTCCAAAAAAGGTAGAAGTATCAACCAGAGTCTGAGCTGTGAGATCGCCCCTTATGCACCCTACCCACTAGTTCCTGGTAAGGATATCATTTACTGTTCTCGAATTGTAGAACCTTGCCGTGACTGTTTGCAGTAGGCCCGGTCCTAGCTCTTTAATTTGATGAGCCTTCGAGCCATCTGCCCAACCAGAATAATTGAGGCTCCCTCTCCAATGTTTATTGACAAGAATGAGTATAGCAGGCAACCGGCTCACCTCTAACTAAACATAATGCAAAGTTTTAAATTGCTCATAAAATCAAGCATGTAAAATCTAAGGGATAAATGCATAATTCATGATTATCTAGAATAAATTAAATACACCTTTGTTTACTACCAAAACTTTTTCATTTATATAATAGCAGTTAGTGTGCCCAATAACCTTCTTGGCACTTAATTATGTTCAATCATATAAATACTCAATTTTGCTGCATTTAATTTGCATATTGTTGCCTAGGCAACATATTTGTAGGGCCTTTTGTGTATTGCATCAATAAACTAGTGACCACCCGCTACTGAGATTTTACTACTGGTATATATTTGTCCATTCCATGTGTTGCTTGAGATAGCTCGAATTATAAACCCAAGGAAAAGTTAGGATTTATATTCAGGCCTTCATTTCTCTAAATAGAAATAGATTTCCGCAGAGGTAAATGTCACCGAGTCTGTAACTCATGTTGGGCCCATTTTAGAATGCAGtaaaaaaagaacataaaataggaaaaatatggaatatAAATGGAATGAGGTCATGAGGTCCAACTGGAATACAAATCTACATTAATTCTTCTGATATATTTTTTTGGGTCGAACAATCCATTTCGATTTTTATCAACTCTTCATTAATTGCACTTGTATATTGACTAAAGTATATGgccggtccttaaacttgtccagCGGTGTCAGTTAGGTCCCCCGTACTATCGAAATGCATGTTTATCTCCCTAAACTTGGGCTGAGTGTAACTTAGGTCCCTGTACTCTCAAAGTGCATATCTTACTCCCTAAACTTGGCTGCTGGTGTTATATAGGTCCCTAAACTCTTGAAATGCAGTGTCATCCCACTAATAGAACTTGATAAGATAAAATTTTATGCTTTCAAGCAAAACATTACTTTCATTGGCACATTCCCTGATTTTTTTATTGCCCTTTCACTTCCCATATTCGTCCACTAATTTATCTTATAAACCCCTTACTTTAGTTTAGTAAGTGCAACTACGAGTTATCCAAATTTAAACAATCTTCCAAGAATAATAGAGCATGTCTATCATGTGCACCTAGCAAATAGTCTTTCTAGATTTAGCAATATTATCCACACCTCGTTGAGCTGAAATTCATTTTATTTgactataattaaattatatctaCCTAAAATCAAgtttttatcaatttaattgagatgacttttattttttttaaaaataattgagATGGCAATGCTTTTAGAGAGTAtatggacctagatgacaccCAAATCCAAGTTTACGGGGCTAGATCTGCGTTTTGAGAGTATATGTATCTAAATGACACTCGAGCCAAAGTTTAGAGAGCctgatatgcattttgagagtacgggAACCTAAGTTACACAGTCGGATAAGTTTAAGGATCAGCTGTGCACTTTACTCTTGTATATTCTTAGTATCACTCCCTTTTCTTCACAATGGTTTAGCCCTGTCAGGAAGCAAGAGATTCCACTTCCAGCTATCTTTTGCCTTTTCACCTCTTCAACTTGCTGAGCTTAAAGCTGCTCGAATGTGTTTCAGTCAATAGTTGAGACTTTGTCGATTGATTATATGTGCAGGTGGCATGTGATGTGATGCTGTTACTTCAAAAAGACATGAGAACAAAAATATATGTTTATATTTCTTTCCAAAAGAAACAACCATGTGAAGCGTGAGAATGTATGTATGTGCGTGTgtctatatatgtatatatagcaTGTATGCTTATTGTTGTGCAAATTTATATGCTTTTTTGCAAAGACTCTTGCATATAATATCTTTTTCTTTAGTATGATTCTATCATTGATTAGTCAGCACGAATCCTCTAATTTGATCTCTTTTCATATGAAATGGAAGAGATCCAAATGTGCATCGGAGTAAACAATTAATTAAGCCGGAATGATTGCATCGTGGAAGAAAACTAAATATTCTGTGATTTGTTACAGTCAAAAGAAGATATGATTCTCTCTATTTTAATATTCGCACCTGAATGGTTACCAAATGATGTTTGCCTGTGGAACAATCTTGTACTGGAGCATATGATTGATTGGGGCAAGTTTTAAAAGCAAGAATTTTTAAGATTTGATTTAAGTTTAAACAGAATCTTTAACTTTTATATCCACTACCATAGTTGAGATGCAGTAATGGTGATGGTTTCCAAGAAAGGTCGAGGAGGTACATATATGATCATGTACTGTGGGAGGAACTGCGCTTACACGATTGTAAATAAATTAAAGCAGATTGACCTCTATGTAAAACCTGACTGATAAGATTTTAAACAAGTTTGCAACTTCAGGAACTGTAAAAGAGGGTTCGAACCAATGACAGCCTGATTGATATAGGATTTTAAGGAAGTAaccgttttgatttttcttagTTAGAACTTTAATTTTTCATTATGAAAGCTACTTTTTCATACAATAGTTACCATCTTTATGTAAGATGGTATATTTTTATAGATATTACTAGCGAAAGTAAAAAtattgacttaggacaaacaaACTTATGGACTTATTTGCGATAGGAAGAAATATTTTTTACATGGTATTTATGGGGGTGGATAAACAAGATAGGCTATAACAAGGTTTAAGTTGTTTTTTAGGCTGCAACGAGGGACGGAGATCACCACCTGAACTCAATAAAATGGAGCAAGCCCACAACGGGAAATAGGTTTAAGATATCATTGGGAATATTATTAAAAAACAAGATTACCGTGAAATGGTGAAACAGATGATAAACATGGTTTATACTATAGCATGCTTTTGTGCATGAGCGGTTACCTAAATTACATATTATTTTGCTATCTTTCGCCTCTTGTCAAGCTCTTTTCTCATCACTCTTTTCATCCAAATAAAATCATTAATAGTAAATCTTGTAACTCACTATTACATGTACTACTTGTGCCTTCAGTGTTAGCTAGCTTTGTGTGTTTCTAGATAAAGAGCACTTAACAAAAGCAAAAGTGTGGAAAAAAACATCGTAAAAGTAAAGGATGCAACAACTGTCAAAACAAAGTTAATAACACCATGAGCAAGTAAATCTTCACCGAAATAATTGTAAAGCATTGTTGCATCACCGAAATTGAGCCTTTGCAAGACCACCGAAATACACACTTTTGCAAGTAGTCAGCGAGGCTTGCCCCGTACAGCACCTTATTCTCAATCCTCAGTCTTGCTCTTGGACCTCTTTGGATGGAACATCATGGCGATTCTTATTTTACCTGCTTCATCAGGGGGTGTTGTGGAGGTTGCATCTGGCGCGGCGTGAAGCGTGAACCAACGAAGCTCATATTTGCATTGGCACAGCTCGCATCCAATCTAGTAGGAAAATCTACATCCTGAAACGGAGCTCACAAGAGCAGAGGACTTCCATCCTGAAAATAGAGTTTGCATCCTGTATTGCTGTCAAGGATCATCACCAAGCATGGAGGTTGGGAGTGGTGGGTGGTGCGTGGTGCGGGGGACACAGAACAAAAAACCCAGATTAAAGAATGGTTTACTGGTAGAACTAATGAATTTTTCAACTATCAATATAATATTATTTCTCGTAACCTTGTATGGAAAATATCCAAGTTTTCTGCCCATGTAATAAAATCGGTCAAAATCTCACATAACATAAAAGATGAGATACCAAACAATACTACAATAATCTATTATAGAAACTAATATCCCAACACAAAACTAAGCGGCTCATTCAAATGGTTTGTCCCAGCTCAATTGCGTGACTggtctttaaaaaaaaaacccaactaGTAAGATTGCGAGTTCATGCTGATTCAACCTAAACCGGAATAATTTTTGTTATGTGGGAGAGAGCATGAGGAAGAAAGGCCATCGAGCCATGATAGGGCTGAAGGGCAAATATAGGCATCCATCTTGTTTTCTCCTGGCTTTGGAATAGCTCTTGTCAGTTGAAGCACAGGATCTTTTTCTGGATGCTTTTAAAGGATAGACAGAGTACAAGGGAGCTCTTAACAAGGAAAAGCATGGAGTTGCAAAGTTATTCGTGTGCTCTAGACATCATAATCTTTACATACAATTCTTCAAGAAGGAATGGACATGTTATCCATAGGGCTAAGAAGAAAAATTTTCCTGCCATTATACAACGGATATAATCTTTGTAGTAATTTTTCCTTATTTAAGTATTTTTAACATATAGTCAGTCCATAAAAAAACATGAGGAAGAGAGATAGATGAATGTGGGGATAGGCGGGCTGCTTCTCAAACCCATTtgataatttctttttttatcacaCCTATCTAGAGCATTCCCGTCCTGCAAATGTTAAACAATTCAGCATATTTTACTCCAGAAATAGTCAGTCCATAAAAAAAACATGAGGAAGAGAGAGATAGATGAATGTGGGGATAGGCAGGCTGCTTCTCAAACCCATTTGATAATTTCTTTTTTGTATCACCTATCTAGAGCATTCCACTCCTGCAAATGTTAAACAATTCAGCATATTTTACTCCAGAAATTTGTCTTTTAATACTCTTTTCGTGTATTTCAAAAATATCACATGAAAACCAAGGAATTTCAAAAGTAGTACACCGTAGAGTGAAAAATAATCTTTGATCAAATGAATCATGCTACAGTAGTGCGAGAACCACGGTTCTGCCAAGATGTATCTCTATGGTGAAGACACAAATGTATGTCGTGTGAGATATCGAAGCGCAAGAAAGAATCCAGCTATCATACCTCTATGTTTAGAAAATGTCCCATCACTACGTCATGGAGCAATATGTCTTTGTCGGTCTACCACAGAGCAAAAACGGGAGATACACCAAGTCTTCCTCAGCTTGGTACCTCGCGTACTATCTGGGATTCTGGGTTGGCATTGGTGGTCTGATCAGATGGAGGCGGGAGGTTCGTCATCAGCAGTGTTTAGCAAGTCTCGGGGATCATCTGGTGAGGAGGGGTAGCCTGACTTATCACTGGCGACGCAACATTTGTTTGGTCCGGTTTTATTTCGGATGGAAAATTTATACCCACAACTATCCTACAGGGATTTTCTAGTTGATTTTTCAGTTCAGACTCGAACTTACTATTCTTCTTTAGTTGACAAATAAATTATCTAGGCGGGCTCAAGCTACCCTGAACTTTTTTCGGATTTGATTTTTTTGACCACACCTAGTCCAATAGCAAGCATGGGCGGACCAAATCCCAATAGACTTGGATCGGACTGTGCCAAAAATACTCAGGTCTACTAACTTGGTACGCCACCTTAGGATAGGTGACCATGGCCACACCATTGTAGGCGACAAGAGTGGGACATGCCCTTGGCTACAAGTAATTGTATAGATATTAgtcctatttgtttgagcttcctggTAGCTTCTCAGTGTGAAAAGTCAGAAACTCAAATAAACAGAAAACTTCCCATGCAGCTTTCAAAAAACCAGAAGCTCAGAAAAGCTAAGTTTGTATGGGAAGCTCAAAAGCTCAGTTTTCCgagcttttcgtagctttttgagTTCAGAAAGCTATACACATCTTCTAGTTGGCTTTTCAGAGAAAAAGCTagcagaagcttttcaaaaaactcaaaagctgcagctcaacaAACAGGTTAGAGTTTATTAGTTTAGTTAAATTAAGTTAAGTATATGGTCCCTACAAAATAATTTATAGCATATGCTAGAGTTTATTAGTTTAGTTAAATTAGTATATGCACAATACCTACAAATTAGTCTACAGAATTTATGCACATGGTCACGCGGTTAGCATAAGCACAAACTCATGTTCTTAAGGATGATTATCATATTTTCATTCTATTGTAGAGTGAAAACTCTTTTTTTCATTCTATTGTAGAGTGAAAAATCTTTTTCACACTATTATGGAGTGAATACGAATTATTTTTACAAAAATCCCTCTTCTCCTAGTGTTGTTTTCGGATACAAAGAAAATGTATATTAGAAATAAAAAGTTCTTTTACTATTTGATTTGATTAGCTTTGcaaatcctaaaattttacttTCTCAAGGGGGATGTACTAAAACCAGAAGCCGTGGTTGCCTCGCAACAGGCCGCAGACTTCTGACCAGCGTTGACCGGTGAGCCTTTGGACACCGCGGCTTCCCTCGTGGCCTCATCTGACCGTCGCCGCCGAAGGGGAAAACGCAGGTGTTCTTGTTTCTCTCTCCAGCCCAAACTGGTGGCGGAATCAACCCAAAACCTTGCCAGATTTCCAACCTGATTACGACATGGTAACTTGCACCCAATCGATTCGATTGCTCGCGCGCTCTCACGGTTTGCATCCAATCGGATCCGACTAAAATTTCCATCCTTTTCTTGGCCTGCGGCGGTGCAGATCCGGTTCATCCTGCTGCAGAACCGGCAGGGGAAGACGCGGCTGGCCAAGTACTACGTCCCGCTCGAGGACTCGGAGAAGCACAAGGTCGAGTACGAGGTAAGAGACGGGTGGATCAGAGCTGCTTTCGGCCCGGATCTTGATTCTGTGTTCGGGTTTCTTGATTCGGCTTCTTGCTGACCCGCAGGTGCACCGGCTGGTCGTCAATCGGGACCCCAAGTTCACCAATTTCGTCGAGGTAATCCGGGTTCCTGGATCTTTGCAATTTCTTCTTAGAATACTTTGCAACTTCTGAAATGGGAGGTGGACCAAGTGCAAATTTAGGGATTCTGGGTTCATTCACGATGGGGATAAATGGGGGTTCATTTTCTTTCCGTTGATGAGGGTAACAACTAACAATTGAGCAGATTATATGAGCTGTTGATCAAGAATTAAAGACGTGTTGTTCATAGATTGATTACGTGAGCTACGTGAGTGAATGAGTGGTATATGTTGTAGGCATAGGTTATTTCTCTTGCCAGAGTTTCGATTTCTTGGTGGAAGTTTTGTTAAGGCTGTAACCTAGTAGGTTGATTTGAGAATTAAGGATATATCTGGTTATCTAACATAACGTACGATTGATCTGTCGGTACACCGTATTACTTGGGATAGTCCAAAATATTCTTGGAGACTCACTAATCTTATTGCTAGTTACCATTGAATTTGTTAAATGCTAAGAAGCAACTAGATCTTAGTCCAACAAGCTGTACAAATAGGAATATGCACCTTATGAAATTAACTTCTATTTCTTTTTAGAATTATTCATATTACTGTGACTGAAAACGGGAGGGAGAGAGCAAATGGAGCATATGCTGATGTCTGATTTAAAAGAATGCAAAATAAATTCAAGTCATGTGGAAAAATTTATTAATCATTTTCAATGCTGGTTGGGGGATTTGTCACTAGATTCAATATTTTGCAGAAAAAAACACTGTCCAGGGCATTTTGAGTCCATTGTGAAGTTCATGTTTTCTGAAATGAATAGTATAGTTATTGGTGACTGGCATAGATTAGTATGTTTCTAGAGCAAAACCTCATTTCTTTCAAATCTAGATTCTGTAACCATGAGCCTGTTGGTTCAAATTGTTTGCTCATCTGGCAGGGTTGGTTTTGAAACCCCCCAGTACCTTGACTAGTTTTTTACTACCTTGTATTGCACCCATGGGTTATAGGTTAAGTAGAAAGTATAAAATCAATTTCTGATTAAAGTATTTGTTGTACTTTTTACTGAACCGTGTGGACCTGACTACTGGGACCTGAATTTTTCAGTTACTTACTTTTTCCTCTGCTAATCTGGAATTTTGCTTATGCAGTTTCGCACACACAAAGTTATCTACAGGAGATATGCAGGGCTGTTTTTTTCAATTTGTGTGGACATAACTGACAACGAGTTGGCATACTTGGAATGCATTCACTTGTTTGTTGAAATATTGGACCATTTCTTTAGCAATGTTTGTGAGCTTGACTTGGTTTTTAATTTTCACAAGGTAACATGTCTTTGTTTATCTATTTGACCCTGTAAGATTAATTGTTTGTCGAACAGTTATGATCCTAGATGCTGATGATCCTTTGTGTTTGTTAAATGAAAAACGCCATTAGACTAACTAGTGGACTTGTTTATACTCTTTCTGCTTGACTGTTTAACTATACATATGTAGCCTTTATTGTTCACTACTTTGCATCGCAAGTAATAGTTTatattttcatatatttttttttgaaatggcaAGAAAAGGTGTTAGAATTCAGCTGACTAAATACTGAACATACAATTAAGCTTTTATGAACCTTGGTTTATGATTTTAGCAATTTACGTTCAAAGTTTACGTATTCTTATTTTTGTTCCCTTTATCTTGAAGGTTTATCTGATTCTAGATGAGTTTATTCTTGCTGGAGAACTGCAAGAAACAAGCAAAAAGGTATACATCATTTTCTCCCCCTCTCTTCTTAGAGTATATTCCGCCTCAACTGATAGGACCTGCCAGTCATACTTGTACAGTTTCTATGAATGATACATGCATATATCAGTTCTTAGAGTATATTCCGCCACAACTGACAGGACCTGCCACTCATACTTGTACAGTTTCATGAATGACAAATACATATATCGGTTCTCCACTGTTCCAAAAAGTAGCTGATTTTTTTAGGTCCGAATGGGAAAGTTACATCAAACTGGCTTTTGCCTTTATTTCTTAGCTATTTCTTAGAAAGTCAAGAGTTTCATGAGCTGTAGCCTTCTTAGCACAAACCATCCATCGCCGTAGGCAGAGCTCCCCATACAGCAGGGTGGGGCAGCTGCCCCAGCTACCCAGTAGATTGAAGACCCCTTCCCCCCTCTTCCTCGGTGAATCTGGGCGTTGAATCGTGGCTGTGTGAGTCCGTCAATAATGGCGTTGaacgaagaagaaagaggaacaGGAACAAGTGAACAACCTGTTATGTGGGTGTATGGGCCAACTGGGCCTGCGAATCCATGAGGTGTTTATGTTTTGGAAGAGGCCCAAACAACCAGCCTACTACCTCTGCTGGCCTCCAGAGAGCCAGCTCTGCTTTTAGTTGCTCGATGTTCGCCGCCTGCCTGGCGTCAGCCGTCCCCTAGCGCGCCGCCTAGccagggccggcgggcgggagcggtagtAGTAGCGTTGCAGCAGCTAGAATTTTGGGCGAGCTCTGCATACCTTCGCCACAAACTTTATTGAGTTTTAATGCATTTGGATTGAATTTCAGAGTGTCCATTGGGTGACAAGTTTCAGACTTGTAAGCTAAAACGTGATAACCAACTTGTATTAGGATCTTGATTCACCTGTCCAATCCCCTACCCCAAGATTCTGATTGTGGGCTTTTGTGTTAAAGCATAGATAATGAATTAATGATAATCAATACCTCTTTCAATTTTGCAGGCGATAATTGAGCGAATGGGTGAACTAGAGAAGCTGGAATGAGGGTGAGGGGAAGAGGCGGCCGCTGCAGTGCCCCATGGCTGCTCACCATTTGTACAATAATTTGTAGGTGTTGTGCATTTACTTTCGTTGTTCTTCATTTCGGATTTCATTGGTTGGGTGAATGGTCCATGCCA containing:
- the LOC101775228 gene encoding AP-2 complex subunit sigma is translated as MIRFILLQNRQGKTRLAKYYVPLEDSEKHKVEYEVHRLVVNRDPKFTNFVEFRTHKVIYRRYAGLFFSICVDITDNELAYLECIHLFVEILDHFFSNVCELDLVFNFHKVYLILDEFILAGELQETSKKAIIERMGELEKLE